Below is a genomic region from Sphingomonas phyllosphaerae.
CCGGTCAGCTTCGTGTAGGTGGCGGCGGTGCGCGCATAGATCCCCGACAGCGCGCGCCGATACGGCTCGTCGCTGCGCGTCTCGGAGGTATCGCCGCTCGCATCGGCCAGCGCCTGCACGTCCGCATCGACCGTCGCATGATGCGCCGAGATCGACAGTTCCGCACCCATCGCGTGCAGCTGTTCGAGGTAGAAACCCAGCACCGCCTGCGCCGCCTTGGCGAGCGCGGTGCGCAGCGAGTCGGCGGTAACGAACGGATTGCCGTCGCGGTCGCCGCCGATCCAGCTGCCCGGGCGCAGGAACGACGGCACCCGCCCGCCCAGCGCGCGGTCCCAGCGCTGGTAGAGCGCCGGCAGCACCGGCAGGAACACGTCGCGCAAATAGCTCAGCGCCGTCTCGACCTCATCGACCACATACAGCCGCTCGCGCCGCAGCACGCGCGTCTGCCACAACAGCGCCACCTGCCGCACGATCGCCTCGTCGACCAGATCGCCGTCCGGCGTCGTCTCCACGCCGCGATCGCGCAGCGCCATCAGTTGCGCGATGCGATTACGGTGGTCGATCATGCTCTTGCGCCGCACCTCGGTGGGGTGCGCGGTCAGCACCGGTGCGACCAACGCCTGTTCGAGCAACCCACGAACGCGATCCACGCCGACCCCGGCGTCCTTCAATCGCGCAAGCGCCGCCGCGACGTCGGCGCCCTCTTCCGCCGCGATCCCCTGCCGGTCCTCGGCGAGATTGGCGAGCATCGAGAACAGCATGAAGCCGCGCACGAAATCGAGCGTCTCATCGAGATCGAGCGCCCCCAGCTCCGCGTCAGCCGACGCCTGATGGTTGCCGCGATGCCGCTCGACCGAGGCGGAGCGGATCGCCTCGGTCCGCTCGTACAGTTTCTCCCCGCCATAGGCGCGGATCACATCGCCCAGCACGCGGCCGAGATAGCGGACATCGGGATTGTTCGTGATCGGGGGCAGCGTGCTCATGCGGCCTTGCTGCGCTGCCGCACGAGCCGGGTCAACGTCTGATTGCTGCCTGGACACCTTCGTACACGATATTTAGTTGCGCGGTGGGACCGCGTTCGCGGGCTCTTCGGCGGGCGTCGGCAGGTCGAGTTCCTGCATCTCGCGCGCACGCTCGCGCTCGTCGCTGGTGACGGTGCCGTCGTGGTTGATGTCCTGCGCGTCGAACCGCTTCATCATCCACGCGCTCCATTCCTCGTTCGAGATCGCGCCGTCCTTGTTCAGGTCGATCTCGTCGAAGCGCGGCAGCAGTCGCTTGGACACTTCGTTCCGCGTCAGCCTGTCGTCGTTGTTGACGTCCAGCCGGCGGAATCGCCGCTCGACCACGCCGCCGAAGTCGAGCCGCGACATCACGAACGGCGGCACGTAATTGGACAGCGCCGCCTGTTCCTCGGGGCTGGGCTCCTTGGATTGCGAACATGCGGCAAGCGCCAGCGCGCCTGCGACCACCACCATCACCCGCATGTCCGTCGAAACTCCCTCAAGCGTCCAGCTCAACATCCCAATAGAGCCAGTCGTGCCACGTCTCATGCAGATAATTCGGCGGAAAGCGACGTCCATGTTCCTGCAACTGCCAGCTCGTCGGGCGGATCGGCTCGATCGGCAGCGGCATCGCCGCCTGTTTCGGGGTCCGTCCGCCCTTCTTCAGGTTGCACGGCGCGCAGGCGGTAACGACGTTTTCCCATGTCGTCCGCCCGCCCTGCGCGCGCGGCACGACGTGATCGAACGTCAGGTCGCGAACGTGGCTGCCGCAATATTGGCAGGCGAAGGTATCGCGCAGGAACAGGTTGAAGCGCGTGAAGGCCGGAAATTGCGACGGCTTTACGAATTGCCGCAACGCGATCACCGACGGCAATTGCATCGTCAGATTGGGGCTGCGCACCTCGCGCTCGTAATGTGCGACGATGTCGACACGCTCGAGGAACACCGCCTTCACCGCGGTCTGCCACGGCCAGATGCTGAGCGGATAATAAGAAAGCGGCGTGTAATCGGCATTCAGCACCAAAGTCGGACAGGAGTCCGGGTGCCGCATCAGGTCGGGATGGAACACGTCAGAACGTCCCCCTTACCTCAGCTTCGTCGTGCCGCGTGCTTTCGCGCCCCGGCGTGACGCCATGATGACAGCACGCGCGCGCCGCTTCAAGAGTCAGGCGGATAGAGGGCTTCGCGTTTCCCTTTCCCCTTCGTCACCCCGGACGAAGAAAGAGCCATCGCCCCTGCGGAGGCAGGGGCCCATGTCTGTAGAGTGTCGCGAAAGATCTGACACAAAGACCAACGCGCCTGTGTCGAAATGCCCGACGCACGACACAGAAATAGGCCCCTGCCTCCGCAGGGGCGACGGATGTTCCCTTCCCGCAAGACCGCTGCGACGCCCCACCCGTCCCCCTCCGTCATTCCCCCCTTCCGTCATTCCCCCCTTCCGTCATCCCCGCGGAGGCGGGAATCCAGACGCGCAGGTCTTCGCAAGAGGCGAAACGGCAGAGGTTCTGGATTCCCGCCTTCGCGGGAATGACGAGGGGATCGCGGGAACGACCGAAGGGGGGAACGACGAAGAGGCCGCAGGCGTGACTACACTCCAAAGCTATGCCACCTGTCCCGCATGACCATCCACGCCGACCGCCTCGCCGCGCTGCGCGCGCAGCTTTCCGCCGACCGCCTCGACGGCTTCATCGTCCCGCTGACCGACGAGCATATGAGCGAATATGTCGGCAGCTATGCGCAGCGCCTCGCCTGGCTGACCGGCTTCGCCGGCTCGGCGGGCTGCGCGGTGGTGCTGGCGGAGCGCGCCGCGATCTTCACCGACGGTCGCTACACGATCCAGGTCCGCGAACAGGTCGACGCCGCCGACTGGAACTATGTCGGCGTCCCCGAGAGCAGCGTCGCCGGGTGGCTCGCCGACCATGCCCCCGCCGGCGCGCGGATCGGCTACGACCCGTGGCTCCATCCGCGCGGCGCGCTCGACGAGTGGCGCGCCGCCCTCGCGATGAAGGACGTGACGCTGCTCGCGGTCGATACCAATCCGGTCGACGCGATCTGGCACGATCGCCCCGCCCCCTCGCCCGCACCACTGATCGTCCAGCCGGAGGCACTGGCCGGCGTCTCTTCCGCGACGAAGCGCGCCGCCGTCGCCGACTGGCTGGGCGATGAGCGCGCCGACGCGTTCGTCGTCGCCGCGCTCGACTCGATCGCCTGGCTGTTCAACGTCCGCGGCAGCGACGTCGAGCACACGCCGGTCGCGCTCTCCTATGCGATCGTCCATGCCGATGGGACCGCCGATCTGTTCGTCGCCCCCGACAAGATCGGTGCCGACGTGCGCGAGCATCTCGGCAACGCGGTGCGGCTCCACGATCGTGACGCCTTCGCCGGTGCCCTCTCCCACTTCGCGGGCAAGACGGTCGCGATCGATCCGGCGCTGACGGTCGCGGCGATCTTCGACGCGGTCGAGGCGGGCGGCGGCACGACGCTGGCGCGCCGCGACCCGACCGTCGTGCCGCGCGCGTGCAAGAACCCGGTCGAGATCGCCGGCCACCGCGCCGCCTCGCTGCGCGACGGTGCGGCGGTGACGCGCTTCCTGCGCTGGATCGCCGACGCCGGTCCGCGCGGCGGGCAGACCGAATTGTCGGCCGCCGCGCAATTGCTGCGCTTCCGCGAGCAAACCGGCGTGCTGCGCGACCTATCGTTCGATACGATCAGCGCCACCGGCCCGAACGGCGCGCTCCCGCACTATCGCGTGACCGAGGAATCGAACCGCGCGATCGAACCCGGCCAGCTCTATCTCATCGATTCCGGCGGCCAGTATGACGACGGCACCACCGACCTGACCCGCGTCGTACCGATCGGTGCGCCGACCCCGGAGATGCGCGACCGCTACACGCGCGTGCTCAAGGGGCATATCGCGCTCGCCACCGCGGTCTTCCCGCACGGCACCACCGGCGCGCAACTCGACGCACTCGCGCGCGGTGCGCTGTGGCAGGCCGGGCTCGACTATGCGCACGGCACCGGCCACGGCGTCGGCAGCTTCCTGTCGGTCCACGAAGGCCCGGCGCGGATCGCCAAGCCGAGCTATCCCGGCGCCGGCCCGTCCGAGCCGCTGCGCCCCGGCATGATCCTCTCCAACGAGCCCGGCTATTACAAGGCCGGCGCCTACGGCATCCGCATCGAGAACCTGCTACTGGTCGTCCCGCGCGACGTCGCGGGTGGCGAGGCGGAGATGCTGGCGTTCGAAACGCTGACATTGGCACCGCTCGATCCCGATCTGATCGACACGGGGCTATTATCGGCGTCGGAGCGGCACTGGGTCGACGAATACCATGCTATTTTGGCGCGCGACTTGTCCCCGCTGCTCGACGAAGCCGATCACAAGTGGCTCGAATCGCGCTGTTCACCGCTCCCGGCGTGACCCGACGCGCTCAGGAGCGTTCCTTTTGCCCGCCATTGGCGTCCGGCAGCGGCGCGGCCTGCTCCCGCGCCTGCGCCTTGCGCCGCCGCAGGTTGGCCCTGAGTTGCGCGGCGAGCCGCGCGGCACGTTCGTCCTGATCGCTCATCGGAAATATCCGCTAACGGCACCGAACGACCTTGACAACGCCGCCCGTCTCG
It encodes:
- a CDS encoding aminopeptidase P family protein produces the protein MTIHADRLAALRAQLSADRLDGFIVPLTDEHMSEYVGSYAQRLAWLTGFAGSAGCAVVLAERAAIFTDGRYTIQVREQVDAADWNYVGVPESSVAGWLADHAPAGARIGYDPWLHPRGALDEWRAALAMKDVTLLAVDTNPVDAIWHDRPAPSPAPLIVQPEALAGVSSATKRAAVADWLGDERADAFVVAALDSIAWLFNVRGSDVEHTPVALSYAIVHADGTADLFVAPDKIGADVREHLGNAVRLHDRDAFAGALSHFAGKTVAIDPALTVAAIFDAVEAGGGTTLARRDPTVVPRACKNPVEIAGHRAASLRDGAAVTRFLRWIADAGPRGGQTELSAAAQLLRFREQTGVLRDLSFDTISATGPNGALPHYRVTEESNRAIEPGQLYLIDSGGQYDDGTTDLTRVVPIGAPTPEMRDRYTRVLKGHIALATAVFPHGTTGAQLDALARGALWQAGLDYAHGTGHGVGSFLSVHEGPARIAKPSYPGAGPSEPLRPGMILSNEPGYYKAGAYGIRIENLLLVVPRDVAGGEAEMLAFETLTLAPLDPDLIDTGLLSASERHWVDEYHAILARDLSPLLDEADHKWLESRCSPLPA
- a CDS encoding HNH endonuclease translates to MFHPDLMRHPDSCPTLVLNADYTPLSYYPLSIWPWQTAVKAVFLERVDIVAHYEREVRSPNLTMQLPSVIALRQFVKPSQFPAFTRFNLFLRDTFACQYCGSHVRDLTFDHVVPRAQGGRTTWENVVTACAPCNLKKGGRTPKQAAMPLPIEPIRPTSWQLQEHGRRFPPNYLHETWHDWLYWDVELDA